One stretch of Variovorax sp. 54 DNA includes these proteins:
- a CDS encoding VOC family protein, translated as MIHLHASDIPSSIEFYREFGFALASDDFDGAGIRIARMTHSAAPSLGLNFRDNNSLLRAYKDVDDADLPVVAFGLISSWDEEFFGWQSLIFKSFSDLVIRSISQPYGEWIYLKDPAGNNILFANSDFY; from the coding sequence TTGATCCATCTTCATGCAAGCGATATTCCGAGCAGTATTGAGTTTTATAGGGAGTTCGGATTCGCCCTTGCGAGTGATGATTTTGATGGGGCCGGAATCAGAATCGCAAGAATGACTCACAGTGCCGCACCGTCTCTGGGCCTGAATTTTCGTGACAACAACTCTTTGTTGCGCGCCTACAAAGATGTCGATGACGCGGACCTTCCCGTGGTGGCATTCGGTCTGATTTCTTCTTGGGATGAAGAGTTTTTCGGTTGGCAGAGTTTGATATTCAAGAGCTTCAGTGATCTTGTGATAAGAAGCATTTCTCAGCCATACGGAGAGTGGATTTATTTGAAAGATCCTGCTGGAAATAACATTTTGTTTGCCAATTCCGATTTTTATTGA
- a CDS encoding DUF3348 domain-containing protein produces the protein MVQVSRRTGFTGSALTRLLAQLSDIDVPESRQALADRLSQWFSWTDAISLSAALDSDLGVAVSGARASESNEEAQECARLKAALAKGNADGGVASVLPGANDDFPPYRRRYFARQQAMETAIEPLRARLRARLATRSPELARLAAVDAILEQVVGARERSLLASVPSLLEKHFKRLREANQAAQDANPDTPQPPPNSAGGWLNVFGRDMQSVLRAELDIRMQPVEGLLEALRDR, from the coding sequence ATGGTGCAAGTGTCACGGCGCACAGGCTTCACCGGCTCGGCGCTCACTCGCTTGCTCGCTCAATTGAGCGACATCGACGTTCCCGAATCCAGGCAAGCCCTCGCGGATCGTTTGAGTCAGTGGTTCAGTTGGACCGACGCCATCTCCTTGTCTGCAGCTTTGGATTCCGATCTGGGCGTCGCCGTGTCCGGCGCCCGGGCGTCCGAGAGCAACGAGGAGGCGCAGGAGTGCGCGCGTCTGAAGGCCGCACTGGCCAAGGGCAATGCCGACGGCGGCGTGGCCTCCGTGCTGCCGGGCGCGAACGACGACTTTCCGCCGTACCGCCGCCGCTACTTCGCGCGGCAGCAGGCCATGGAAACGGCCATCGAACCGCTGCGTGCCCGTTTGCGGGCCCGGCTCGCGACCCGTTCGCCCGAGCTGGCCCGGCTGGCCGCGGTGGACGCCATCCTGGAACAGGTGGTGGGCGCCCGCGAACGCAGCCTGCTGGCGAGCGTGCCGTCGCTGCTGGAGAAACACTTCAAGCGCCTGCGTGAAGCCAACCAGGCCGCGCAGGACGCCAACCCCGACACCCCCCAGCCGCCACCGAATTCCGCCGGCGGCTGGCTGAACGTGTTCGGCCGCGACATGCAAAGCGTGTTGCGGGCCGAGCTGGACATTCGCATGCAACCGGTCGAAGGCCTGCTCGAAGCCCTTCGCGATCGCTAG
- a CDS encoding VOC family protein, producing the protein MTKPFTIHIPMLRKKGMLEQMNSFYEGILGYERDPVLSILRVPNHSNLAVCFKYSNFSKGENKKDKESLYEFFVDKNFPSLCQNLKERGVEFDMLARTPGFYFARIMGPSGNSIEIISESFEDDLNFDISSWNIYQDVD; encoded by the coding sequence ATGACGAAACCATTCACCATTCATATTCCAATGCTCCGGAAAAAAGGGATGCTTGAACAAATGAATTCTTTCTACGAAGGCATTCTGGGCTACGAGCGAGATCCCGTGTTGAGTATTCTGCGGGTGCCAAATCATTCGAATTTGGCGGTCTGCTTCAAGTATTCAAATTTTTCCAAAGGGGAGAACAAAAAAGATAAAGAGTCGCTCTATGAGTTTTTTGTTGACAAAAATTTCCCTAGTCTTTGCCAAAATTTGAAAGAAAGAGGAGTCGAGTTTGACATGCTTGCACGGACTCCTGGATTCTATTTTGCAAGAATCATGGGTCCTTCTGGAAATTCAATCGAAATAATCTCAGAGAGCTTCGAGGATGATCTAAATTTCGACATATCGAGTTGGAATATCTATCAGGATGTTGACTGA
- a CDS encoding pentapeptide repeat-containing protein, with product MPSQLIIQNHNLWRKGAGGAPAGLVGMADSYAYAGLDLNLAQFATTVFTGTSFAACTFKQAGWTGCQFTGCTFTACDFEGISISGCTFSNCTFSQSQFQQSRLSACQFNNCQWNGLNFDGGHWSDVAVLGCTGTTVQADGLRGEHVDFIGSYFEHLEMRNTQIN from the coding sequence ATGCCCTCCCAACTGATCATCCAAAACCACAACCTCTGGCGCAAAGGCGCCGGTGGTGCCCCCGCAGGTCTTGTTGGCATGGCCGACAGCTATGCCTACGCTGGCCTGGACCTGAACCTCGCCCAGTTCGCCACCACCGTCTTCACCGGCACCAGCTTTGCCGCGTGCACCTTCAAGCAGGCCGGCTGGACCGGATGCCAGTTCACAGGCTGCACCTTCACCGCGTGCGACTTCGAGGGCATTTCCATCTCTGGGTGCACGTTCTCCAACTGCACCTTCTCGCAGTCACAGTTCCAGCAAAGTCGGCTCAGTGCCTGTCAGTTCAACAACTGCCAGTGGAACGGCTTGAATTTCGATGGGGGTCACTGGTCCGATGTCGCCGTGCTGGGATGCACGGGTACCACGGTTCAGGCCGATGGCCTGCGCGGGGAGCATGTGGACTTCATTGGCAGCTACTTCGAGCACTTGGAAATGCGCAACACGCAGATCAATTGA
- a CDS encoding DUF802 domain-containing protein, producing MNRFFHYSVFLVGLAVVCWVGASYVGHNPLALVITALIGAFYLMGALELHRFHQATSTLSRAVNDLSAPLTSLGDWLANLHPSLRNAVRLRIEGERVGLPGPALTPYLAGLLVLLGMLGTFLGMVVTLNGTGLALESATDVQAIRNSLSAPVRGLGLAFGTSVAGVAASAMLGLASALCRRERLLAGQALDTQIATSLRGHSLAHRREESFKLMQQQAHAMPALVDQLQAMVAAMDRQSQSLNERLVASQDNFHQKTEAAYTGLAASVDRSLKDSLADSARIAGETIQPVARVMPELVGQLQTMMAAMERQTQTQNDRLVASQDSFHQKAEAAYSGLAASVDRSLKDSLADSARIAGETIQPVAKVMPELVGQLQTMMAALERQSQSQNDRLVASQDSFHEKAEAAYSGLAASVDRSLKDSLTDTARIAGATIQPVVEAAMLGIAREAAALQGGMAQAVERQLEGLTDRFEASTAGVADTWKAALAEHERASGALSSDLRGTLERFAETFEQRSAALVDGVSARLESTVGSVSDTWGSALAQHQRVSEKLSGDSHQALTAAAATFEQHSASLLRTVGEAHTSLQTELAARDAQRLSAWSQSLEAMAASLQKEWQQAGAHTLSQQQQLSDTLAQAARDVSTQAEAHAKQTVAEVAQLLQAASDAPRAAASLLDTVREAHANLQTELATRDAQRLAAWSGSLETMAASLQKEWQQAGAHSLSQQQQMSETLAQTVRDMSSQAEANAKQTVAEVAQLLQVAAEAPKAAADVIAELRQKLSDGMARDNDMLEERSRILGTLETLLGAVNHASTEQRSAIDALVTASADMMERVGTSFTEKVESETEKMAGIAAQITGGAVEVASLGEAFGFAVQRFGESNDKLVAHLQRIEGALGKSLARSDEQLAYYVAQAREVIDLSIMSQKQIVEDLQQFASRQTAVGSEA from the coding sequence ATGAACAGATTTTTCCATTACTCCGTCTTCCTCGTGGGCCTGGCCGTCGTGTGCTGGGTCGGTGCCAGCTACGTGGGCCACAACCCGCTGGCCCTGGTGATCACGGCGCTGATCGGCGCGTTCTACCTGATGGGCGCGCTGGAGCTGCACCGCTTTCACCAGGCCACCAGCACGCTGTCGCGCGCTGTGAACGACCTGTCGGCGCCGCTGACGAGCCTCGGCGATTGGCTCGCGAACCTGCACCCCTCGCTGCGCAATGCGGTGCGCCTGCGCATCGAGGGCGAGCGCGTCGGCCTGCCGGGCCCGGCGCTCACGCCGTACCTTGCGGGCCTGCTGGTGCTGCTGGGCATGCTGGGCACCTTCCTGGGCATGGTGGTCACGCTCAACGGCACGGGTCTGGCGCTCGAAAGCGCGACCGACGTGCAGGCCATCCGCAACTCGCTGTCGGCCCCCGTGCGCGGCCTGGGCCTGGCTTTCGGCACCTCGGTGGCGGGCGTGGCCGCGTCGGCCATGCTGGGCCTGGCCTCGGCGCTGTGCCGGCGCGAACGCCTGCTGGCCGGGCAGGCGCTCGACACGCAGATCGCGACCTCGCTGCGCGGCCATTCGCTGGCGCACCGCCGCGAAGAGTCGTTCAAGCTCATGCAGCAGCAGGCGCACGCAATGCCGGCGCTGGTCGACCAGCTGCAGGCCATGGTGGCCGCGATGGACCGCCAGAGCCAGTCGCTCAACGAACGCCTGGTCGCCAGCCAGGACAACTTTCACCAGAAGACCGAGGCCGCCTACACGGGGCTCGCCGCATCGGTCGATCGCTCGCTCAAAGACAGCCTGGCCGACAGCGCCCGCATTGCCGGCGAAACCATCCAGCCCGTGGCGCGCGTGATGCCCGAGCTGGTCGGCCAGCTGCAGACCATGATGGCCGCGATGGAGCGCCAGACCCAGACGCAGAACGACCGCCTCGTCGCCAGCCAGGACAGCTTCCACCAGAAGGCCGAGGCCGCGTACAGCGGGCTGGCCGCATCGGTCGATCGCTCGCTGAAGGACAGCCTGGCCGACAGCGCCCGCATCGCCGGCGAAACCATCCAGCCCGTGGCGAAGGTGATGCCCGAGCTGGTCGGCCAGCTGCAGACCATGATGGCCGCGCTGGAGCGTCAGAGCCAGTCGCAGAACGACCGCCTCGTCGCCAGCCAGGACAGCTTCCACGAGAAGGCCGAGGCCGCGTACAGCGGGCTGGCCGCCTCGGTCGATCGCTCGCTGAAAGACAGCCTCACCGACACCGCCCGCATCGCCGGCGCCACGATCCAGCCCGTGGTCGAGGCGGCCATGCTCGGCATCGCGCGCGAAGCAGCGGCGTTGCAAGGCGGCATGGCGCAGGCCGTCGAACGGCAGCTCGAAGGCCTCACAGACCGTTTCGAGGCCTCGACTGCCGGCGTCGCCGACACCTGGAAGGCTGCGTTGGCCGAACACGAGCGCGCGAGCGGTGCGCTGTCCAGCGACCTGCGCGGCACGCTCGAACGCTTTGCCGAGACCTTCGAGCAGCGCTCGGCCGCACTGGTCGACGGCGTGTCCGCCCGCCTCGAAAGCACCGTGGGCAGCGTGTCCGACACCTGGGGCAGCGCGCTTGCGCAGCACCAGCGCGTCAGCGAAAAACTGTCGGGCGATTCGCACCAGGCACTCACCGCTGCTGCCGCTACCTTCGAGCAGCATTCGGCTTCGCTGCTGCGCACCGTGGGCGAAGCGCACACCAGCCTGCAGACCGAACTTGCGGCGCGCGATGCGCAGCGCCTGTCGGCCTGGAGCCAGTCGCTCGAAGCCATGGCCGCGTCGCTGCAGAAGGAATGGCAGCAGGCCGGCGCGCACACGCTGAGCCAGCAACAGCAACTGAGCGACACGCTGGCGCAGGCCGCGCGCGACGTGTCGACGCAGGCCGAGGCACACGCCAAGCAGACCGTCGCCGAAGTCGCGCAGCTGCTGCAGGCCGCATCGGACGCGCCCCGCGCCGCCGCTTCGCTGCTCGACACCGTGCGCGAGGCGCACGCCAACCTGCAGACCGAACTCGCCACGCGCGACGCGCAGCGCCTCGCGGCCTGGAGTGGGTCGCTCGAGACCATGGCCGCGTCGCTGCAGAAGGAATGGCAGCAGGCCGGCGCACACAGCCTGAGCCAGCAGCAGCAGATGAGCGAGACGCTGGCGCAGACCGTGCGCGACATGTCGTCGCAGGCCGAGGCCAATGCCAAGCAGACCGTGGCCGAAGTCGCGCAGCTGCTGCAGGTGGCGGCCGAAGCACCGAAGGCCGCGGCCGACGTGATCGCCGAGCTGCGCCAGAAGCTGTCCGACGGCATGGCGCGCGACAACGACATGCTCGAAGAGCGCAGTCGCATCCTCGGCACGCTCGAGACCCTGCTGGGCGCGGTGAACCATGCCTCGACCGAGCAGCGCAGCGCCATCGACGCGCTCGTCACGGCCTCGGCCGACATGATGGAACGCGTGGGCACCAGCTTCACCGAGAAGGTCGAGAGCGAGACCGAGAAGATGGCCGGCATTGCCGCGCAGATCACCGGCGGCGCGGTCGAGGTGGCGAGCCTGGGCGAGGCCTTCGGCTTTGCCGTGCAGCGCTTCGGCGAGTCGAACGACAAGCTGGTGGCGCATCTGCAGCGCATCGAAGGCGCGCTGGGCAAGTCGCTCGCTCGCAGCGACGAACAGCTGGCCTATTACGTGGCGCAGGCGCGCGAGGTGATCGACCTGAGCATCATGTCGCAGAAGCAGATCGTCGAAGACCTGCAGCAGTTCGCAAGCCGCCAGACGGCCGTGGGCAGCGAGGCCTGA